One window of the Lepeophtheirus salmonis chromosome 7, UVic_Lsal_1.4, whole genome shotgun sequence genome contains the following:
- the Mpp6 gene encoding M-phase phosphoprotein 6: MDGLKSRPQKKKLSRNLLQMKFMKKTKEKEDQAEEDAEGHTLFQRDITKTMEKQGSRFIVEPSFARIEDLIFGRLAYHGMNPAIEKKMANERALEEERIAEFAEKDINDEEMIAAMPSLAASIKRKFGNKRSHSKIEPKKPSSSEIHKFLSDSRALASEICSKKAKFLKPSEDV, from the exons ATGGATGGACTCAAGTCCCGACCTCAAAAAAAGAAGCTCTCAAGGAACCTTCTTCAAATGAAG TTcatgaaaaaaactaaagaaaaggAAGATCAGGCTGAGGAAGATGCCGAAGGCCACACATTATTCCAACGAGACATCACAAAAACTATGGAGAAACAAGG ATCACGATTTATAGTAGAACCTAGCTTTGCACGGATAGAAGATCTTATATTTGGACGACTCGCATATCATGGAATGAACCCTGCCATAGAAAAGAAAATGGCAAATGAAAGAGCCTTAGAAGAAGAACGTATTGCTGAATTTGCTGAGAAGGATATAAATGATGAGGAGATGATAGCTGCTATGCCATCACTGGCGGcttctattaaaagaaaatttggcaATAAGAGATCACACTCAAAAATCGAACCAAAAAAGCCTTCCTCATCAGAAATCCACAAATTTCTGTCAGACTCTCGAGCACTAGCATCTGAAATCTGTAgtaaaaaagctaaatttcttAAACCCTCTGAAGATGTTTGA
- the LOC121121704 gene encoding zinc finger CCHC domain-containing protein 8 homolog, giving the protein MIFTLNWIQRDSKGGEVKEEFLYEAKDVILSQEEESPSTPEGRKKSLPSCFNCDGVGHIISNCTEPRNHQKIAANRKEFAQRVVSSDKRYHLDSNQKFAHLQPGSSISDKLRGALDLRKDQLPPWIYNMRTLGYPPGWLKEAQVASSGVRLYAADGYDIGEVGDEEGELPGGKLEYDTNKLITWVGFNKHIDNNIYIDESSYYRAPSIKDEDLISEMLLKIKPMAKKSHKRRDMQNTNTPDPVPMKRKLMDESSPTSPSTPIPNKVQKISSDVKILTEGTPIVHTFSPFQSLPTVDKWAKDTTDHILFENLPDYTGKWDKLLNVIKKGRESLSKSAPQ; this is encoded by the exons ATGATCTTCACTTTAAATTGGATTCAACGGGACTCCAAGGGGG GCGAGGTAAAAGAAGAATTTCTTTATGAGGCCAAGGATGTGATTTTGTCACAGGAAGAAGAGTCTCCCAGCACACCCGAAGgcagaaaaaaatccttaccgTCGTGTTTCAACTGTGATGGCGTAGGACATATAATTTCCAACTGTACTGAACCCCGAAACCATCAAAAAATTGCAGCCAATCGTAAAGAGTTTGCACAGCGCGTCGTTTCCTCAGATAAACGATATCATCTTGACTCCAATCAAAAATTTGCTCATCTACAACCAGGTTCGTCCATTTCTGATAAACTCAGAGGTGCATTAGATTTAAGAAAAGACCAATTGCCACCCTGGATTTATAATATGAGAACTTTGGGCTATCCTCCAGGATGGTTAAAAGAAGCTCAGGTAGCATCGTCTGGTGTTCGACTTTATGCAGCTGATGGATATGACATCGGTGAAGTGGGGGATGAAGAAGGCGAATTACCCGGAGGAAAATTAGAGTATGACACTAATAAATTGATAACATGGGTAGGATTTAATAAACACATCGATAATAACATTTACATCGATGAGTCCTCTTATTATCGGGCTCCATCTATTAAAGACGAAGATTTAATATCAGAAATGTTGCTCAAGATAAAGCCCATGGCTAAAAAAAGCCATAAACGGCGTGATATGCAAAATACGAATACTCCTGATCCCGTTCCTATGAAACGAAAATTGATGGATGAAAGCTCTCCGACTTCTCCCTCTACTCCTATCCCCAATAAAGTTCAAAAGATATCTTCTGATGTGAAGATCTTGACTGAAGGTACGCCTATAGTTCATACGTTCTCCCCTTTTCAATCTTTGCCTACCGTTGACAAATGGGCAAAAGATACAACAgaccatattttatttgagaattTACCAGACTATACTGGTAAATGGGATAAATTACTGAACGTGATTAAAAAGGGAAGAGAATCTCTATCTAAGTCTGCCCCTCAGTAA